A stretch of the Microcella sp. genome encodes the following:
- a CDS encoding SDR family NAD(P)-dependent oxidoreductase codes for MTMTMTMHGEKVLVTGAGSGIGAGIARALAAAGVAVAVNDIDGPRAQAVAAEIGGFAVPGDISERATAEIVVNRTVDHFGGLTGLVNNAGLYRTATLTDMTLDEWKLAMDVNLLAMLHCARAARPHLRGGGSIVNVASIAAQFPFAGLGAYSVSKAGVVSLTQQLASEWGQMGIRVNAVSPGLVSGTGIRGSGAKIDTEAVQARRRKVVPLGRTGTADDVAGPVLFLLSALAGYVTGHVLVVDGGLTASFAGLIPS; via the coding sequence ATGACGATGACAATGACGATGCACGGCGAAAAGGTTCTCGTGACCGGAGCGGGCTCGGGCATCGGCGCGGGCATCGCGCGTGCCCTCGCAGCAGCTGGGGTGGCGGTGGCAGTAAATGATATCGACGGCCCCAGAGCACAGGCTGTCGCCGCGGAGATCGGAGGCTTCGCGGTGCCCGGCGACATTTCCGAGCGCGCGACCGCCGAGATCGTCGTGAATAGGACTGTCGATCACTTCGGCGGACTCACCGGTCTCGTGAACAACGCGGGCCTTTATCGCACCGCGACGCTCACCGACATGACTCTCGATGAGTGGAAGCTTGCCATGGACGTTAATCTTCTCGCCATGCTGCATTGCGCGCGCGCCGCCCGGCCTCACTTACGCGGCGGTGGATCGATAGTCAATGTGGCGTCGATTGCAGCCCAATTCCCATTTGCCGGGCTCGGAGCGTACAGCGTTTCGAAGGCGGGCGTGGTGTCGCTCACCCAGCAACTCGCGAGCGAGTGGGGTCAGATGGGGATTCGAGTCAATGCTGTGTCGCCGGGATTGGTCAGCGGAACTGGTATCCGCGGATCCGGGGCCAAGATCGACACGGAAGCCGTTCAAGCTAGACGGCGCAAGGTAGTGCCACTCGGGCGCACGGGCACTGCTGACGACGTTGCAGGACCTGTGCTCTTTCTGCTGTCCGCACTCGCAGGCTATGTGACCGGGCACGTGCTCGTGGTGGATGGCGGGCTCACCGCTAGCTTTGCCGGGCTCATCCCGAGCTGA
- a CDS encoding MarR family winged helix-turn-helix transcriptional regulator, with product MDAVDLFSAQWIAERPGLDVEPIEAWGRLKRSAHLFEKALSQVLEECDLNMSEFEVLSALVRLGAPYETRPTELTRSLIITPGAVTARLSTLERRGLIARRAHHEDGRVQLVSLSANGLRLFEPAFDRIVDTCSSILNSLSVEDRRDLHSSMRGLMSVLDSSAQRRSQKRLSAPSS from the coding sequence ATGGATGCAGTGGACCTTTTCAGTGCGCAGTGGATCGCGGAGCGCCCGGGACTTGATGTCGAACCTATTGAAGCATGGGGGCGCCTGAAGCGTTCAGCGCATCTCTTCGAGAAGGCGCTTTCGCAAGTCCTCGAGGAGTGCGACCTCAATATGTCGGAGTTTGAGGTGCTCTCGGCGCTTGTCCGCTTGGGCGCGCCGTACGAAACTCGCCCGACGGAACTCACCCGATCGCTCATCATTACGCCGGGGGCAGTCACCGCCCGTTTGTCGACACTCGAGCGCCGTGGGCTGATCGCGCGCCGCGCCCATCACGAAGACGGACGAGTTCAACTGGTATCCCTGTCTGCGAATGGTCTCAGACTCTTCGAACCCGCCTTCGATCGGATCGTAGACACGTGCTCGTCGATCCTCAACTCCCTCAGCGTCGAAGACAGACGTGACCTCCACTCCTCGATGAGAGGACTCATGTCAGTGCTCGACTCCTCCGCGCAACGGCGAAGTCAGAAGAGGCTCAGCGCCCCCAGCAGTTGA
- a CDS encoding branched-chain amino acid ABC transporter permease, with translation MITIAQIINGVVIGSGYALLALGWTLLLGAARVVNFAHGQFYMIGAFVTWWFMTMTGAPYLVSLVVALVVAGLVGMLMQRVILGMTIEHDLVRIMIVTLGFSYVLSSLATLIFGGNAQRVISPFQEIYVDVAGVRLSVQDIIVVVLALVLFTVTYFVVQGTRLGRVIRAVAEDPKLAELGGLRPAQVYITVFAFSTVLAALAGALLTARSPVFTTVGGEQVLLTFVIVVLGGVGRIWGNLLAALGVGLFTSIFGALVSPAYTTGVLFAIVLLLFIIRPRGVQVQ, from the coding sequence ATGATCACTATCGCTCAAATCATCAACGGAGTCGTGATTGGCTCGGGGTATGCGCTGCTCGCGCTCGGCTGGACACTGCTGCTCGGTGCCGCACGGGTGGTCAACTTTGCGCACGGGCAGTTCTACATGATTGGCGCGTTCGTCACCTGGTGGTTCATGACCATGACCGGTGCTCCGTATCTCGTGAGTCTCGTAGTCGCCCTCGTGGTTGCGGGTCTCGTGGGAATGCTCATGCAGCGGGTGATTCTCGGGATGACGATCGAGCACGACCTCGTGCGGATCATGATCGTCACGCTCGGATTCAGCTATGTGCTCTCCTCGCTCGCGACACTGATTTTTGGCGGAAACGCGCAGAGGGTCATATCGCCGTTCCAAGAGATCTATGTCGACGTTGCGGGTGTGCGCCTCAGCGTTCAGGACATCATCGTCGTCGTGCTGGCGCTCGTGCTCTTCACCGTGACCTATTTCGTAGTGCAAGGTACAAGGCTCGGGCGCGTGATTCGGGCGGTGGCGGAAGACCCGAAGTTGGCCGAGCTGGGCGGTTTGCGCCCAGCTCAGGTATACATCACGGTGTTCGCTTTCTCCACGGTTCTGGCTGCCCTCGCGGGGGCTCTCTTGACCGCTCGCAGCCCAGTGTTCACCACCGTCGGAGGTGAACAGGTCTTGCTGACCTTCGTCATCGTCGTGCTCGGCGGTGTTGGCCGCATTTGGGGCAATCTGCTCGCGGCACTCGGGGTCGGTCTCTTCACATCGATCTTCGGCGCACTCGTTTCGCCCGCCTACACGACTGGCGTGTTGTTCGCGATCGTATTGCTGCTATTCATCATTCGTCCGCGAGGAGTGCAGGTGCAATGA
- a CDS encoding enoyl-CoA hydratase/isomerase family protein — MSEYRAISIARTGGVATVRMKPLRVSMNLVPYAEIHHEMGRALSELRLDDDIRIVVLTGEEDGEFLVPPPTDNYRSGSQNGRLGSPRGEWERFTGIIRAHQAVAEMEKVVISKVNGDAMGFGQSLMFNSDLVVAREDAKICDMHLALGETMPTHGNEPVGPHYSLVPGDGALSFVSQFMSPPKVKEYFFLSEEYTGAELAATGMINTAVPLAELDAAVDDLIARLLRRSADVLAFTKRVLNRRVVTDMNATLDPAVAYQLFDFRRQ; from the coding sequence GTGTCCGAGTATCGCGCCATCTCGATCGCACGCACTGGCGGGGTTGCCACGGTGAGAATGAAGCCGCTCCGCGTATCAATGAATCTCGTGCCATACGCCGAAATCCACCACGAGATGGGCAGAGCGCTCTCGGAGTTGCGACTCGATGACGACATTCGCATCGTCGTGCTGACCGGAGAAGAGGACGGCGAGTTTCTTGTTCCTCCTCCCACCGACAACTATCGGAGCGGATCACAGAACGGCCGACTCGGAAGCCCGAGAGGCGAGTGGGAGCGCTTTACTGGCATCATCCGTGCCCACCAGGCCGTCGCCGAGATGGAGAAAGTTGTCATCTCAAAGGTCAACGGCGATGCGATGGGATTCGGCCAGAGCCTCATGTTCAACTCCGACCTCGTGGTTGCTCGCGAGGACGCGAAGATCTGTGACATGCACCTCGCGCTCGGGGAAACGATGCCCACCCACGGGAACGAGCCGGTGGGGCCGCACTACAGTCTCGTACCGGGCGATGGCGCGCTCTCTTTCGTTTCTCAGTTCATGTCGCCGCCGAAGGTGAAGGAGTACTTCTTCTTGTCTGAGGAGTACACAGGTGCCGAGCTCGCGGCGACAGGCATGATCAACACCGCCGTGCCACTCGCAGAGCTGGATGCCGCCGTCGATGACCTCATCGCGCGTCTACTCAGGCGATCAGCCGACGTCCTTGCGTTCACGAAGCGTGTCTTGAACCGGCGCGTCGTGACCGACATGAACGCAACTCTCGACCCCGCTGTCGCGTACCAGCTCTTCGACTTCCGCCGGCAATGA
- a CDS encoding biotin transporter BioY: MTALSAPAPATLADWAVRRAVLTNALLVVGGAAFTGILAQVSVPLWPVPITGQTLAVLLVGTSLGAARGSLSLAVYALLGMAGVPWFSDQTGGWGVIVGPTGGYILGFIAAAALTGWLAERRWDRRWFGALVSLSAGTVVVFAFGLPWLAFSLGLNLEQTLQAGLFPFLIGGAIKAVIAAGLIRGAWTLADRRASS, encoded by the coding sequence ATGACCGCACTTTCCGCCCCCGCTCCCGCCACACTCGCAGACTGGGCCGTCCGCCGAGCAGTGCTCACTAACGCGCTCCTGGTGGTCGGTGGCGCTGCATTTACCGGGATACTCGCTCAAGTCTCGGTGCCTCTCTGGCCCGTACCTATCACCGGGCAGACCCTGGCGGTGCTGCTGGTCGGAACATCCCTCGGCGCAGCGCGGGGATCCCTCTCCCTCGCGGTGTACGCGCTCCTGGGCATGGCGGGCGTGCCGTGGTTCAGCGACCAGACGGGCGGATGGGGAGTCATCGTGGGGCCCACCGGAGGTTACATTCTCGGCTTCATCGCAGCGGCCGCGCTCACGGGCTGGCTCGCGGAACGTCGCTGGGACCGGCGGTGGTTCGGCGCTCTGGTGTCGTTGAGCGCAGGAACCGTCGTGGTGTTCGCCTTCGGACTCCCCTGGCTCGCGTTCAGTCTCGGCTTGAACCTCGAGCAGACTCTCCAGGCTGGTCTCTTTCCGTTCTTGATCGGCGGCGCCATCAAGGCCGTCATCGCTGCCGGTCTCATTCGAGGCGCCTGGACGCTCGCTGACCGCAGAGCCTCCTCGTGA
- a CDS encoding branched-chain amino acid ABC transporter permease — MTMNKQTGAPPSQFSIPGIRPYSTRERVIRWAGVPAVIVAFFFLPVALGGGIRIYDTLVVIAIFALMVYGVDMLLSYLGDISLGHTAFWAAGAYVTAASATRFGWNSWMTLVASIVLCLALAAVLGGAVYKSRAFIFTLSTYAAAVVLSNIAHNWEFVGGSDGVVGVPFLDLSIGPIQIATNSVQDMWPVVYVVLVLVILGISRFRHSKLARTSLMAYMNPDLATTMGVNVSRARFLLLVISSVPPALAGWLYAYYRSYVSPDLFEMYFLIIMLTAAAIVGRRVLLGPVIGVALIITQQNLFSLGGSVDKLILGLVLVVVLTVWPSGLLGLWHLLRDTGKRLLARRHRV; from the coding sequence ATGACCATGAACAAGCAAACAGGCGCCCCCCCGTCGCAGTTCTCAATTCCGGGGATCCGTCCATACTCGACTCGCGAGCGCGTCATCAGGTGGGCGGGAGTGCCCGCGGTGATCGTCGCCTTCTTCTTTCTGCCTGTGGCGCTGGGAGGGGGCATTCGGATCTATGACACGCTCGTCGTGATCGCGATCTTCGCGCTGATGGTCTACGGGGTCGACATGCTGTTGTCGTACCTCGGAGACATCAGTCTTGGTCATACCGCATTTTGGGCGGCTGGTGCCTACGTGACCGCGGCGAGCGCAACTCGGTTCGGCTGGAACAGCTGGATGACGCTAGTAGCGTCGATCGTGCTCTGCCTCGCACTCGCAGCAGTGCTGGGAGGGGCGGTCTACAAGTCCCGAGCCTTCATCTTCACGCTGTCGACCTACGCGGCCGCGGTAGTGCTGAGCAACATCGCGCACAACTGGGAGTTCGTGGGCGGCTCCGACGGTGTTGTGGGCGTGCCATTTCTCGACCTCAGCATCGGACCGATCCAAATCGCGACTAACTCGGTTCAAGACATGTGGCCGGTCGTCTATGTGGTGCTGGTGCTGGTGATTCTCGGCATCTCGAGATTCCGCCATTCGAAGCTCGCACGTACCTCCTTGATGGCCTACATGAACCCTGACTTGGCGACCACCATGGGAGTCAACGTGTCGCGGGCCCGATTCCTGCTTCTCGTGATTTCCTCGGTTCCCCCCGCACTTGCCGGGTGGCTGTACGCCTACTACCGAAGCTATGTGAGTCCCGATCTCTTCGAGATGTACTTTCTCATCATCATGCTCACGGCCGCCGCGATCGTCGGACGCCGAGTGCTGCTCGGCCCAGTCATTGGCGTCGCTTTGATCATCACCCAGCAGAACCTATTCAGTCTGGGCGGAAGCGTCGACAAGCTCATTCTTGGACTCGTACTCGTCGTCGTACTCACAGTGTGGCCTTCGGGCCTGTTGGGGCTGTGGCACCTGTTGCGCGACACCGGAAAGCGACTCTTGGCTCGGCGCCACCGGGTGTAA
- a CDS encoding electron transfer flavoprotein subunit alpha/FixB family protein: MAHALALIETLPSGAIAPSASTTLRAAAAVGDPVAVIALRPGAGDELADELGSLGARVVFIAEIDSALSTVTTPALAALAAATERYSPAAVFAPNSTDGREAAARLAVRTGGALAVDVVGVQGGERIRLAHSVFGGAFDVESTVEGGLVVATVRIGSIDSEAPATSAEVVRMAVTEQSPAGVIDGVSELPSTTNRPDLRSAPRVVAGGRGIGSAENFALVEELANSLGAAVGASRAAVDAGFVPQSYQVGQTGTIVSPQLYVALGISGAIQHLAGMQTAKTIIAINKDENAPIFDIADLSVVGDVFTVVPQLIEAINRR; the protein is encoded by the coding sequence ATGGCTCACGCCCTCGCTCTCATTGAGACCCTGCCGTCCGGGGCGATCGCCCCCTCGGCCTCGACCACGCTCAGAGCCGCCGCAGCCGTAGGGGATCCCGTCGCGGTGATCGCCTTGCGGCCGGGTGCCGGTGACGAGCTGGCCGACGAGCTCGGCAGCCTCGGCGCTCGAGTGGTGTTCATAGCAGAGATAGACAGTGCTCTATCCACCGTTACAACCCCAGCACTCGCAGCCCTCGCCGCTGCCACTGAGCGCTACTCACCGGCAGCCGTCTTCGCGCCGAACTCGACGGATGGTCGCGAAGCGGCGGCGCGCCTGGCGGTGCGGACGGGTGGCGCGCTGGCTGTGGATGTGGTCGGCGTGCAGGGCGGTGAGCGGATCAGGCTTGCTCACTCGGTGTTCGGCGGTGCGTTCGACGTCGAATCGACGGTCGAGGGCGGCCTGGTAGTCGCCACCGTGCGGATCGGTAGCATTGACTCAGAGGCACCAGCCACGTCTGCAGAAGTTGTTCGAATGGCTGTCACCGAACAGTCGCCAGCTGGCGTGATCGACGGTGTTTCCGAGTTGCCCTCCACCACGAATCGCCCCGACCTGCGCAGCGCGCCGCGGGTGGTGGCGGGTGGCCGTGGCATCGGCTCTGCCGAGAATTTTGCTCTTGTTGAGGAACTCGCTAATTCTCTCGGAGCGGCGGTGGGCGCGTCACGAGCCGCGGTCGATGCCGGCTTCGTTCCTCAGTCGTATCAGGTCGGCCAAACCGGCACCATCGTGTCACCACAGCTCTATGTCGCCCTAGGTATCTCCGGTGCCATTCAGCACCTGGCGGGCATGCAGACGGCCAAGACAATCATCGCCATCAACAAAGATGAGAATGCGCCAATTTTCGACATCGCAGACCTCAGTGTCGTCGGCGATGTGTTCACGGTGGTGCCCCAACTGATCGAGGCCATCAATCGGCGCTGA
- a CDS encoding acetate--CoA ligase family protein, translating into MTIPERPAQRQGLAALRSPSAVTIVGASPESFFADALLTNLTSGAFRFGKPIHLVSHSRTEVRGRPTARSLDLVDEPGMVYMAIPARHCVPVLESTRAPIEAVVVISSDFSPDEEEALRAWSTSTEVPVLGPNCMGLMSLEDGFFGYAGPLPSVSRGPVGLVMQSGGMLSGVVAALAARDIGVSTAVSYGNGAVLGYPDLVAGLLEDSRIETVLLYAESIADVRLLRVAGSDAASRGKNLVLVQGGQSEAGSSAAASHTGSLATPARIVEGVARQAGILACRDLEEAVWAIEALTTPGLPIPQPGGVAVLTTSGGGAVAMADAAQRGGLALETPSKATETAVPHAGNPHDLGAAVMNDAAAFADIVTSYATDSCYSVLVHVAGVGLPRAELPQHTAVARSFVDIAQGHGRAVVLSAIVGAPPIERWDGVVTATSAREGVAKARALAARFRRTSPALSPDHTDLQRGPVRLITGAESRAVLEGVRVEWPRSMDVETDIDALVMEIGLPLVLKAESLAHRAAAGGVIRDINSRAELDAALAFLHSRFPGAPVSAHEQIEHETELIVGFVRSREHGPLVSFGIGGTHVGDAVDFASAPLGPEDIHSLVASHVVGPSARAVQDLVADVADLSLRRPDIATLDLNPVCITADGEIYALDSKLEVVG; encoded by the coding sequence ATGACCATTCCTGAGCGCCCGGCGCAGCGACAGGGGCTCGCGGCGCTGCGCTCGCCGTCTGCTGTCACCATCGTCGGCGCATCCCCCGAGTCCTTCTTCGCCGATGCGCTACTGACCAACCTGACTTCTGGCGCATTTCGGTTCGGTAAGCCCATTCATCTAGTAAGCCATTCGCGAACTGAGGTGAGGGGTCGACCCACGGCGCGTTCCCTCGATCTCGTCGATGAACCAGGAATGGTCTACATGGCGATTCCGGCGCGTCATTGCGTGCCGGTTCTCGAAAGCACGCGGGCGCCCATCGAAGCAGTGGTCGTCATCAGTTCGGACTTCTCGCCCGACGAAGAAGAGGCTCTTCGTGCTTGGTCCACGAGCACAGAGGTGCCAGTTCTCGGCCCGAACTGCATGGGACTGATGTCGCTCGAGGACGGGTTTTTCGGGTACGCCGGTCCGCTGCCCTCTGTCTCACGTGGACCGGTGGGGTTGGTCATGCAAAGCGGCGGCATGCTGTCCGGTGTGGTTGCCGCTCTGGCGGCACGCGACATCGGTGTGTCGACCGCGGTGTCGTACGGCAACGGGGCTGTGCTCGGGTATCCGGACTTGGTCGCAGGGCTTCTCGAGGACAGCCGAATCGAGACGGTGCTCTTGTATGCCGAGTCGATCGCAGATGTCCGGCTGCTCCGCGTCGCCGGTTCCGACGCGGCGTCGCGGGGCAAGAACTTGGTGTTGGTTCAGGGCGGTCAATCAGAAGCAGGTTCTTCTGCCGCGGCTTCGCACACCGGATCGCTCGCGACACCTGCACGCATCGTGGAGGGCGTTGCACGACAGGCTGGCATCTTGGCTTGTCGAGACCTTGAGGAAGCGGTGTGGGCGATAGAAGCGCTGACGACGCCAGGTCTCCCTATTCCCCAGCCTGGGGGCGTCGCTGTCTTGACGACTTCGGGCGGCGGAGCCGTCGCGATGGCAGATGCCGCCCAACGGGGCGGGCTCGCGCTCGAAACTCCCTCGAAGGCAACAGAAACCGCCGTTCCTCATGCCGGGAATCCCCACGACCTCGGTGCGGCGGTGATGAACGACGCCGCCGCCTTCGCGGACATCGTGACGTCTTATGCGACGGACAGCTGCTACTCAGTGCTTGTTCATGTCGCGGGAGTGGGGCTCCCTCGTGCCGAGCTGCCGCAGCACACCGCGGTCGCGCGTTCATTCGTCGACATCGCTCAGGGCCACGGTCGCGCAGTCGTCCTGTCCGCGATCGTAGGGGCTCCGCCAATCGAACGGTGGGACGGTGTTGTCACGGCGACCAGTGCGCGTGAAGGTGTCGCGAAAGCTCGTGCGCTTGCGGCACGGTTCAGGCGCACGTCCCCCGCGCTCAGTCCGGATCACACTGATCTGCAACGTGGGCCTGTGCGGCTCATCACCGGGGCCGAGTCGCGTGCTGTTCTTGAGGGCGTCCGAGTCGAATGGCCTCGTTCGATGGACGTGGAGACGGACATCGACGCTCTGGTGATGGAGATCGGTCTTCCGTTGGTACTGAAGGCGGAGTCCCTCGCGCACCGAGCCGCCGCCGGAGGTGTGATCCGCGACATCAACAGTCGCGCCGAGCTCGATGCAGCCTTGGCATTCCTGCACAGCCGGTTTCCCGGCGCACCAGTGAGCGCGCATGAACAGATCGAGCACGAAACCGAGCTGATCGTCGGATTCGTGCGCAGTCGCGAGCATGGTCCGCTTGTGTCGTTCGGTATCGGGGGAACCCACGTCGGCGATGCGGTGGACTTCGCCAGCGCGCCGCTCGGGCCAGAAGACATTCATTCACTGGTCGCCTCACACGTCGTCGGTCCGTCGGCTCGAGCGGTGCAGGACTTGGTCGCGGACGTCGCTGACCTGTCGTTACGTCGTCCCGATATCGCGACTCTCGATCTGAATCCCGTCTGCATCACGGCAGACGGCGAAATCTACGCCCTGGACTCGAAACTAGAGGTGGTCGGATGA
- a CDS encoding electron transfer flavoprotein subunit beta/FixA family protein: MKIVVLLKQVPDTWGERRLDLETGWLDRAASEAVIDESGERALELALAYRDAKNAAEITVMTMGPRQAADVLRKGLAMGADRAVHILDDALAGSDLSWTSLVLATAIKREGFDLVIAGNESTDGRGGVIPAMLAERLGVAGLGYLNVAELSDLEVRGERATEYGTADVHAALPAVISVTERAPEARFPSFRGIMQAKKKPLEVRHLADLGLNETARAVSVILNTAERPARDSGRKIVDDGTAGQQIADFLVETKLI; encoded by the coding sequence GTGAAGATCGTCGTCCTTCTCAAACAGGTACCCGACACCTGGGGCGAACGCCGACTCGACCTCGAGACGGGATGGCTCGATCGTGCCGCCAGTGAGGCAGTCATCGATGAGTCGGGCGAGCGCGCGCTCGAGTTGGCGCTGGCATACCGCGATGCCAAGAACGCCGCAGAGATCACCGTCATGACGATGGGACCTCGACAAGCTGCTGATGTCCTGCGCAAGGGTCTGGCCATGGGCGCCGACCGCGCCGTGCACATCCTGGATGATGCCCTGGCTGGCTCAGACCTCAGCTGGACCTCATTGGTGCTGGCCACCGCGATCAAGCGAGAAGGTTTCGATCTCGTCATCGCTGGTAACGAATCAACAGACGGGCGCGGCGGTGTCATTCCGGCAATGCTCGCGGAGCGGCTGGGGGTCGCCGGTCTTGGGTACCTGAATGTTGCCGAACTCTCTGACCTCGAGGTTCGTGGGGAACGGGCGACGGAGTACGGAACGGCTGACGTGCACGCCGCCCTCCCCGCTGTGATCTCCGTCACTGAGCGAGCACCGGAGGCTCGGTTCCCAAGCTTCCGGGGAATCATGCAAGCCAAGAAGAAGCCTCTCGAAGTTCGACACCTCGCCGACCTCGGCCTGAACGAGACCGCTCGGGCCGTCTCGGTGATTCTGAATACGGCAGAGCGGCCAGCACGCGACTCTGGCCGCAAGATCGTAGACGATGGCACCGCCGGTCAGCAGATTGCGGATTTCCTCGTCGAAACCAAGCTGATCTGA
- a CDS encoding class I adenylate-forming enzyme family protein: MSLGHPVGLRDAKQRSFRDDLSHWPRGRASMVSSAFTIGDRLRTHATERPNDVLLVDAGNDRTLTYGEVYGRVRRLASALHELGVRKGDRVGAISVDNYRFAELLLATMSMGATIVPINPRAVRREVETFLAKSEARLLFADARSLENVHDIADVLGCIGAIVAFDPDSPLRPEPGGADFSYDALLAEAPNGHEWPDIEDSDILRLSFTSGTTGTPKGVLQSHLMLKRLAIQCSIDREFTRRTFHYNGSPLFHVSGFSHLLAAVAVGFRILLMPAFKPSELLDWLSDGGLTDVFLVPTMVSSLLTTPDIEGRDYSQVRSFGYGAAPMPPALLRRAMDVFGCDFLQLFGASECGSQTVLGWEEHRRAVAGEHWLLASIGKAAFDTEVRLCDDDMNDVPPGEIGEIVSRGDVNMSGYMDLPVETARVMIDGWFRSGDMARRDDDGYLYLMGRKKDLLIRGGENIYPIDIESVLFEFPGVREAAVVGYPDEHWGEIVMAYLVVDWPEDREEDLLAFCRTHLAPQKIPVRLAYLDTLPKTSTGKIDKVAIRSILHEDRKESS, encoded by the coding sequence GTGTCGCTAGGCCATCCGGTCGGCCTGCGTGACGCGAAACAAAGGAGTTTTCGTGACGATCTTTCGCACTGGCCACGTGGTCGGGCTTCAATGGTGAGCTCAGCATTCACGATCGGCGACCGGTTGCGCACCCACGCCACCGAGAGGCCGAATGACGTCCTGCTCGTCGACGCAGGGAACGATCGCACACTCACCTACGGCGAGGTCTACGGCCGCGTGCGCAGATTGGCGTCTGCGCTCCACGAACTGGGTGTGCGGAAGGGCGACCGGGTCGGAGCGATCTCTGTCGACAATTATCGGTTTGCTGAACTCCTGCTCGCGACGATGAGCATGGGTGCCACGATCGTGCCCATCAATCCGAGAGCAGTGCGACGCGAAGTCGAGACTTTTCTCGCAAAGTCGGAGGCGCGTTTGCTCTTCGCTGACGCTCGTAGCCTTGAGAATGTGCACGATATCGCCGACGTCCTCGGCTGTATTGGAGCGATCGTCGCCTTTGACCCAGACTCTCCGCTCCGTCCAGAGCCAGGCGGCGCCGACTTCTCTTATGACGCCCTGCTCGCCGAGGCACCTAACGGCCATGAGTGGCCTGACATCGAGGACTCCGACATTCTGCGACTGTCATTCACGAGCGGTACGACTGGCACACCGAAGGGCGTGCTTCAGAGTCATCTGATGCTCAAGCGACTCGCGATCCAATGCTCGATCGATCGAGAGTTCACCCGTCGCACATTTCACTACAACGGTTCTCCCCTTTTTCACGTGTCGGGTTTCTCGCACCTCTTGGCGGCGGTTGCCGTCGGCTTCCGCATACTTCTGATGCCCGCGTTCAAGCCATCGGAGCTCTTAGACTGGCTGAGCGACGGAGGGCTCACCGACGTATTTCTTGTGCCGACGATGGTGAGTAGCCTTCTCACGACCCCCGACATTGAAGGCCGCGACTACTCGCAGGTCAGGTCATTCGGCTACGGCGCTGCCCCTATGCCCCCCGCGCTGCTGCGTCGGGCCATGGATGTGTTCGGGTGCGACTTCCTTCAGTTGTTCGGAGCCAGCGAATGTGGAAGCCAGACGGTACTCGGCTGGGAAGAGCACCGTCGTGCCGTCGCAGGCGAGCACTGGCTCTTGGCTTCCATCGGAAAAGCGGCCTTCGACACGGAGGTAAGACTGTGCGACGACGACATGAACGATGTGCCTCCTGGCGAGATCGGAGAGATAGTGTCGCGCGGAGATGTGAACATGTCGGGCTACATGGACCTGCCGGTCGAGACGGCTCGGGTGATGATCGATGGCTGGTTTCGTAGCGGAGACATGGCTCGTCGTGACGACGACGGCTACCTCTATCTGATGGGCCGCAAGAAGGACCTCCTCATTCGTGGTGGGGAGAACATCTACCCGATCGACATTGAGAGCGTCCTGTTCGAGTTTCCCGGTGTTCGGGAGGCTGCTGTTGTCGGCTATCCGGACGAACACTGGGGTGAGATCGTCATGGCGTACCTGGTCGTGGATTGGCCGGAAGACCGCGAGGAAGACTTGCTCGCCTTCTGCCGCACCCATCTGGCCCCGCAGAAGATCCCCGTGCGCCTTGCCTATCTCGACACACTTCCCAAAACCTCCACCGGCAAGATCGACAAGGTCGCCATTCGCAGCATCCTCCACGAAGACCGAAAGGAATCGTCATGA